Sequence from the Sphingomicrobium clamense genome:
ACTTCCCTCACGCGCAGCTGGACGACGGCACTATGCCGCGCGTCGTCGCGAATGCGCGCGAACGTGCGGTCGACCTCCCGGCCATTTCCTTCGAGCACCTGCAGGAAGCGCCGCCCACCCTGACCAGCAATCCGGTGATGCCGTCGCGCAGATTGTTGGTGCGGCTGGCGTCCAGGATCGCCTCGATATCGCGCATCGTGAGCGTCCTGCTGATGGTGGAGATGTAAAACAACTGGCAGATGGGCTCGGTCACGACGCCTCCTTCGTTTCGGAGGTCGAAGGACTAGGTCGTCTTGGTTTCCCGGCGCTTTCCGGTCGGTCCAAATCGGCGCGATCGCGGCCTAATGGCGTCCGAACAATTTCTCGACGTCGTTCATCTTGAGCTTCACCCAGGTCGGGCGGCCATGGTTGCAGCTGCCCGAATGCGGAGTCGCCTCCATCTCGCGCAGCAGGGCATTCATCTCGGGCACCGACAGGACGCGACCTGCGCGGATCGAACCATGGCAGGCCATCGTGCCCGCGACATGGTCGAGCTTGTCGCGCAAGCTCACCGCCTCGCCCCATTCGGCCAACTCGCCGGCGAGATCCTCGAGCAGACCGCGCGTGTCGACCTTGGCGCCTAGCGGCGCGGGCACCGCGCGCACCAGCATCGCGCGCTCGCCGAACCGCTCGATCTCCAGCCCGAACTTGTCGAGCTCGGGGATCGCGGCTTCCAGCCGGTCGCATTGGGGCTCGTCCAGCTCGATCACTTCGGGCATCAGCAGCGCCTGGCGCGGGACCGGACCGTCGCCCGCCGCTGCGCGCATCCGCTCGAGCGTCAGCCGCTCGTGCGCGGCATGCTGGTCGACGATCACCAGCCCGTCCTCGGCCTCGGCGACGATATAGGTCGCCGCCACCTGCCCGCGCGCCGCGCCGAGCGGATATTGCACATGCGGCTGCGGCTCGTCGGGCGCGGCCTCGGCGCGTGCCTGTGGCGGGGCGTAATCGGCATGGCTCTCAAACACGCTCGCCTGGGCGGGGGCGCCCGGTGGCAAGGACGAAGGCGCGATCGGCGGCGGTGCATAGGTCACCCCCTCGCCCATTGGCTCGACCTGCCAGTTGGCGGGCTGCGCATGCTGGGCGTGCGCGGCGCTCTTGTGCCCCGCTTCCTCCAGCGCCGAGCGGATCCCGCCGACGATCAACCCGCGCACTGCCTGCGCGTCGCGGAAGCGCACTTCGGTCTTGGCCGGATGGACGTTGATGTCGACCGCGTCGGTCGGCAGGTCGAGGAACAGCGCCACGACCGGGTGCCGGTCGCGCGGCAGCATGTCGCGATAAGCACCCCGCAACGCGCCGGTCAGCAGCCGGTCCTTCACCGGTCGCCGATTGACGAACAGATATTGCTGGTCTGCCATGCCGCGATTGAAGGTCGGGACGCTGACCACCCCCGACAACGTCATCTCGCCGCGCCCGGTGTCGATGCCCAGCCCATGGCTCTGCAGTTCGGCGCTCAGCAGTGCGGCCACCCGTTCGGGTGCTTCCTGCGGCTGCACCTCGATCGTACGTCGCCCGTCATGGTCGAGCGTGAAGCCGACGTCGGGCCGCGCCATCGCCAGCCGACGCACCGTGTCGAGACAAGCGGCATATTCACTGCGCGGGGTGCGCAAGAACTTGCGTCGTGCCGGCACCTTGTCGAACAGCCCCTCGACCTTGACCCGCGTGCCCGGCGGCAGCGCGGCAGGGCCTTCCTCGACCGGTTTTCCGTGATCGATCAGGATGCGCCAGCCATCGGCACCACGCGGGCGGCTTTCGAGCGTGAAGCGCGCGACGCTCGCGATCGAGGGCAGCGCCTCGCCGCGAAAGCCGAAGCTGGTGACGGATTCGATCGCATCGTCGGGCAGTTTGCTGGTGGCGTGCCGTTCGAGCGCGAGGCGCATGTCGTCGGGATCCATGCCGATCCCGTCGTCGACCACCTCGACCCGGTCGAGCCCGCCCGCCGACAGCTTGACCGAAACCGACGTCGCGCCCGCATCGAGCGCGTTTTCAACCAGTTCCTTCAACGCGCTCGCGGGGCGTTCGACGACTTCGCCCGCCGCGATGCGATTAACCAGTTCGGAAGGGAGCCTTCTTATTGACATGAATCGGTTGGTAAGCCAGTGAGTTGAGACGCCGATTGAAGCAAAAATTTCCTTGAAATTCAGCTTTCTTTCATCGGGTTTGGGTTAATTCGAGGTGTCTGCGCATTTGCGCGTTCGACCCCTCATAGCAGTAAAGCGAGAAACACCACCATGTTCTGGACGAAATGGTTCAAGTGGATGAGCCATGACATGGCCATCGACCTTGGGACGGCCAACACCCTTGTTTACGTACGCGGTCGCGGGATCGTCCTTAACGAACCGTCGGTGGTGGCGATGGAAACCGTCAACGGCATCCGCAAGGTCAAGGCCGTGGGCGACGATGCGAAGCTGATGATGGGCAAGACCCCCGACCAGATCGAGGCAATCCGCCCCTTACGCGACGGCGTCATCGCCGACATCGATGTGGCGGAAGAGATGATCGGCCACTTCATCAAGAAGGTGCACGGTGGGAAGATGTCGAACTGGCGTTTCCCCGAAATCGTCATCTGCGTGCCCTCGGGCTCGACCAGCGTCGAACGCCGCGCCATTCGTGACGCCGCCTCGAATGCGGGCGCATCGAGCGTCTATCTCATCGAGGAACCCATGGCCGCCGCGATCGGCGCGCACATGCCGGTGACCGAACCGGTCGGCTCGATGGTCGTCGATATCGGTGGTGGCACGACCGAAGTCGCGGTTCTCTCGCTGCGCGGCCTCGCCTACACCACCTCGGTCCGCGTCGGCGGCGACAAGATGGACGAGGCAATCTCGTCCTACGTCCGCCGCAATCACAACCTCCTGATCGGCGAAGCCACGGCGGAGCGGATCAAGAAGGAAGTCGGCATCGCCAAGCCGCCCTTGGACGGCATCGGCGAAACGGTCCACATCAAGGGCCGCGACCTCGTCAACGGCGTGCCCAAGGAAATCTCGATCAACCAGGGCCAGATCGCCGAAGCGCTGTCCGAGCCTGTCGGCACGATCGTCGAAGGCGTGCGTATCGCGCTCGAAAATACCGCCCCCGAACTGGCCGCCGACATTTGCGACCAAGGCATCGTGCTCACCGGTGGTGGCGCGCTGCTCGAAGGGCTCGACGAAGTGCTGCGCGACGAAACCGGCCTGCCGGTGACCGTCGCCGAGGATCCGCTGACCTGCGTCGCCATGGGTACCGGTCGCGCGCTCGAAGAGGAGCAGTTCCGCGGCGTCCTCTCCAACGTGTAAGGAGGTGCGCGCATGGCGCCGCCAATCCTGAGGCGCACGGGCTGGTCGCGAAAGGCTCAGTATAGCCTCTTTTTCGGCTTTATCGCCCTGATCGCGGGTCTCGCGATCGGACTGGTCCTGCTCATCATCTCGCTCGCGGCGCCGCGCACCTTCGACCAGATCGAGGGCGCGGCACTCGACGCGACCAAGCCGGTGCGCGAGGCGACCACGCAGGTCGTCACCACGGTCAACGGGGTGATGGGCGGCGCGGGCGACTATTGGGACGCGATCGAGCAGAACAAGAAGCTGCGCGCGGAGAAAGAAGTGCTTCGCCGCCGCGCCATCACCGCCGCTGCCACGCGCCAGGAGAACGAGCTGCTCAAGCAGACGCTCGAACTGCGTGAGAGCCTGCCCGAAACCGTCGCCACGGGGCGCGTGATCGGCTCGACCAAGGACAGCCAGCGGCAATATGCGATCCTCTCGGTCGGCACGAGCGACGGGGTGCAAAGCGGCATGTCGGTCCAGGCCGCCGACGGACTGATCGGCCGCATCGTCGAAACCGGCTTTACGTCCAGCCGCGTGTTGCTCGTCACCGATCGCTCGAACATCGTCCCTGCCAAGATCCTGCGGTCGGGCGAGCCGGTGATCGCGACGGGCAAGGGCGAGCTGGGTATCGACCTGCGCCCGCTCGAGGTCGGTCGTAATCCGTTCGAGGTGGGCGACGTCATCGTTACCTCGGGCACGGGCGGCCTGTACGCCCCACTCGTGCCCGTGGCGCGGGTCGTGCGGCTCGACGATGACGGGGCGATCGCGGTCCCGCTCGCGACTCCGGCCTTGTCCTCCTTCGCCACCGTCCAGCCGCCCTACGAACCCGACGCGTTCGATCTAGGAGAGGACGAGGATGGCTAGGATGCGCGATGCGGAAGTCGTACGCCGTCGCCGGCTGGGGCCGCGCGCGGGCGCACATCTCTATCCGCCCGTCACGATCATCCTCGCCAGCCTTGCCGTGCTCATCCCCGCCTCACTGCCCGGCAGCTGGTGGCCCAACCTGGCGCTGCTCACGCTCGTCGCCTGGCGCCTTCGTCGCGGCGATGCTTTCCCCCACTGGTGGGCGGTGCCCTTCGGCCTCTTCTACGACCTCGTCTCGGGCCATCCGATCGGGCTGTCGGTGGTCGTCTTCACCCTCGCGATGATCGTCGCCGACCTGTCCGACCTGCGCCTGCGCTGGCGCTCGCACTGGACCGAATGGGCGATCGTGGTCGTGCTGGTCATCATGGCCGAGGCGATCGAATGGCTCGTCGCGCTGATCAACGGCGCGCGCGCGCCGTTCGAGACGATCTGGCCGGCAGTCATCATCTCCGCCCTGCTCTTCCCCCTTATCGCGGTCTTGATCGAGAAGCTCGACGACTTCAGGCTACGGCGATGAAGTTCTTCCGTCGCAACCCCGTGCGCATCACGCGCGCCATGCAGGCCAACGCTTTTTCGCGTCGCATGCTGCTGATCGGCGGGGTGCAGGCGGGGTTCGGGGCGCTGCTGGTCGGGCGGCTCGGCTATCTCTCGATCAGCCAGAACAAATATTACCAGACGCTGGCCGAGGATAATCGCGTCCAGATGATCATCGTCCCGCCCCGGCGCGGGTGGATCGTCGACCGGCACGGCAAGCCCATTGCGATCAACCGCTCCGACTTCCGCGTCGACCTCGTCCCCGACCAGGTCCCCGAGGGCCAGCTCGACGAAGTCATCGCCAAATCCGCGCAAATCCTACAACTCGATCCCGACACCGTCGAACGGGTCAAACAGGAAGCCGACGCTGCATCCGGCTACAAGCCGGTCCAGCTCGCCGAAAATGTCGATTACGACAAATATGCCGCGATCACCGTGCGCCTCCCCGAGCTGCCCGGCGTCACGCCCCAGCGCGGTTTCTCCCGCTTCTATCCCGCCGGTCCGGCGGTCGGCCATCTCGTCGGCTATGTCGGAACCGCCAGCCGCGAGGAATATCTCGCTGAAGACAAGAATCCCTTGCTTCTCACACCCGGCTTCAAGATCGGCAAAGAAGGCCTCGAGGAAGTGCTCGAGCAGGACCTGCGCGGCGAGCCCGGCGGGCAGCGGGTCGAGGTCACCGCGCGCGGGAAGCTGGTGCGCGAACTCGAACCCAAGCCCGACAAGTCTGGCGGCACCGTCCAGCTTTCGCTCCACGGCGGCTTGCACGAATATGCCGCCCGGCGCCTCGGTCTCGAAAGCGGCGCGTGCGTGATCCTCGACTGCCTGACCGGCGAGATCCTCAGCCTCGCCTCAATGCCGGCCTACGATCCGAACAGCTTCTCCGACGGGATCGGGCGGACCGAATGGCGGCTGATGACCGAGAACGAGCGGCGGCCGCTGGTCAACAAGACTCTGAACGCGCTCTACCCTCCGGGTTCGACGATCAAGCCGATGGTCGCGCTGGCGCTTCAACAGCATGGTGTCGACCCGGCCGAGCGGATCAATTGTCCGGGCGGCTACCAGCTCGGCAATCGCTTCTTCCGCTGCCTCGGTCGCCATGGTCCGGTCGACATGAACCGCGCGATCGCGAAGAGCTGCAACACCTATTTCTATGCGATGGGTCACCGCATCGGGTACGACAAGATCGCGCCGATGGCGAAGTATCTCGGGCTCGGACAGACGTTCGACCTTCCGGTCGTCAGCCAGTCCTACGGCACTGTCCCGAGCCCAGAGTGGAAGGAAAACAAGTTCGACCAACGCTGGACCGCGGCCGACACGCTGAACGCCTCGATCGGTCAGGGCTACATGATCCTCAACCCGATCCAGCTGGCGGTGATGGCGGGGCGCATCGCCTCGGGCCGCATGATCCAGCCCAAGCTGGTCGGCATCCACCCCCAGCCCGCCCCGATGCTCGACATTCCCGAAGAGCATCTGGAGGTCGCGCGCCGCGGCATGTGGCAAGTGGTCAATGGTGATGGCACGGCAGGCGCGAGCCGCCTGCCCTTCCCCGACATCGAAATGGGCGGCAAGACGGGCACCGCGCAGGTGCGGCGCCTCTCGTCCGGCGACGGGCGCAACGTGCCCTGGAAATATCGCGATCATGGTCTGTTCGTCGGCTTCGCACCGGTTGACAATCCGCGTTTCGCGGTCTCGGTGGTCATCGAACATGGCATGGGCGGGAGCCGCGCCGCAGCGCCCGTCGCGCGCGATGTGCTGACCTACCTGTTCGACGAGCAGATGGCGATGGAGCGGCTGACC
This genomic interval carries:
- the mutL gene encoding DNA mismatch repair endonuclease MutL produces the protein MSIRRLPSELVNRIAAGEVVERPASALKELVENALDAGATSVSVKLSAGGLDRVEVVDDGIGMDPDDMRLALERHATSKLPDDAIESVTSFGFRGEALPSIASVARFTLESRPRGADGWRILIDHGKPVEEGPAALPPGTRVKVEGLFDKVPARRKFLRTPRSEYAACLDTVRRLAMARPDVGFTLDHDGRRTIEVQPQEAPERVAALLSAELQSHGLGIDTGRGEMTLSGVVSVPTFNRGMADQQYLFVNRRPVKDRLLTGALRGAYRDMLPRDRHPVVALFLDLPTDAVDINVHPAKTEVRFRDAQAVRGLIVGGIRSALEEAGHKSAAHAQHAQPANWQVEPMGEGVTYAPPPIAPSSLPPGAPAQASVFESHADYAPPQARAEAAPDEPQPHVQYPLGAARGQVAATYIVAEAEDGLVIVDQHAAHERLTLERMRAAAGDGPVPRQALLMPEVIELDEPQCDRLEAAIPELDKFGLEIERFGERAMLVRAVPAPLGAKVDTRGLLEDLAGELAEWGEAVSLRDKLDHVAGTMACHGSIRAGRVLSVPEMNALLREMEATPHSGSCNHGRPTWVKLKMNDVEKLFGRH
- a CDS encoding rod shape-determining protein, yielding MFWTKWFKWMSHDMAIDLGTANTLVYVRGRGIVLNEPSVVAMETVNGIRKVKAVGDDAKLMMGKTPDQIEAIRPLRDGVIADIDVAEEMIGHFIKKVHGGKMSNWRFPEIVICVPSGSTSVERRAIRDAASNAGASSVYLIEEPMAAAIGAHMPVTEPVGSMVVDIGGGTTEVAVLSLRGLAYTTSVRVGGDKMDEAISSYVRRNHNLLIGEATAERIKKEVGIAKPPLDGIGETVHIKGRDLVNGVPKEISINQGQIAEALSEPVGTIVEGVRIALENTAPELAADICDQGIVLTGGGALLEGLDEVLRDETGLPVTVAEDPLTCVAMGTGRALEEEQFRGVLSNV
- the mreC gene encoding rod shape-determining protein MreC — translated: MAPPILRRTGWSRKAQYSLFFGFIALIAGLAIGLVLLIISLAAPRTFDQIEGAALDATKPVREATTQVVTTVNGVMGGAGDYWDAIEQNKKLRAEKEVLRRRAITAAATRQENELLKQTLELRESLPETVATGRVIGSTKDSQRQYAILSVGTSDGVQSGMSVQAADGLIGRIVETGFTSSRVLLVTDRSNIVPAKILRSGEPVIATGKGELGIDLRPLEVGRNPFEVGDVIVTSGTGGLYAPLVPVARVVRLDDDGAIAVPLATPALSSFATVQPPYEPDAFDLGEDEDG
- the mreD gene encoding rod shape-determining protein MreD, producing the protein MARMRDAEVVRRRRLGPRAGAHLYPPVTIILASLAVLIPASLPGSWWPNLALLTLVAWRLRRGDAFPHWWAVPFGLFYDLVSGHPIGLSVVVFTLAMIVADLSDLRLRWRSHWTEWAIVVVLVIMAEAIEWLVALINGARAPFETIWPAVIISALLFPLIAVLIEKLDDFRLRR
- the mrdA gene encoding penicillin-binding protein 2; translation: MKFFRRNPVRITRAMQANAFSRRMLLIGGVQAGFGALLVGRLGYLSISQNKYYQTLAEDNRVQMIIVPPRRGWIVDRHGKPIAINRSDFRVDLVPDQVPEGQLDEVIAKSAQILQLDPDTVERVKQEADAASGYKPVQLAENVDYDKYAAITVRLPELPGVTPQRGFSRFYPAGPAVGHLVGYVGTASREEYLAEDKNPLLLTPGFKIGKEGLEEVLEQDLRGEPGGQRVEVTARGKLVRELEPKPDKSGGTVQLSLHGGLHEYAARRLGLESGACVILDCLTGEILSLASMPAYDPNSFSDGIGRTEWRLMTENERRPLVNKTLNALYPPGSTIKPMVALALQQHGVDPAERINCPGGYQLGNRFFRCLGRHGPVDMNRAIAKSCNTYFYAMGHRIGYDKIAPMAKYLGLGQTFDLPVVSQSYGTVPSPEWKENKFDQRWTAADTLNASIGQGYMILNPIQLAVMAGRIASGRMIQPKLVGIHPQPAPMLDIPEEHLEVARRGMWQVVNGDGTAGASRLPFPDIEMGGKTGTAQVRRLSSGDGRNVPWKYRDHGLFVGFAPVDNPRFAVSVVIEHGMGGSRAAAPVARDVLTYLFDEQMAMERLTAMEEQWGGSLAERTEAFHAQVLAIAEANARGNSA